The proteins below come from a single Enterobacteriaceae endosymbiont of Donacia fulgens genomic window:
- the rplI gene encoding 50S ribosomal protein L9, whose product MKIILLDSISGLGKKSQIIDVKPGYARNFLIPKNKGIIATKNNINFLKKKLLEKKSKLLDILNKAKLKLKKFNRIEKIIIEAKAGKNGKLFGSISKNDILNKLKEIGFEILKKEIKLPKGGLKKIGEYNIIFQFHEKIFVEKIISIINSE is encoded by the coding sequence ATGAAAATAATTTTATTAGATTCTATTTCAGGTTTAGGTAAAAAATCTCAGATTATAGATGTTAAACCTGGTTATGCACGTAATTTTTTAATACCTAAAAATAAAGGTATTATTGCAACAAAAAATAATATTAATTTTTTAAAAAAGAAACTTTTAGAAAAAAAATCTAAATTATTAGATATATTAAATAAAGCAAAATTAAAATTAAAAAAATTTAATCGTATAGAAAAAATTATAATTGAAGCTAAGGCAGGAAAAAATGGTAAATTGTTTGGATCAATTAGTAAAAATGATATTTTAAATAAACTCAAAGAAATAGGATTTGAAATTCTTAAAAAAGAAATAAAATTACCTAAAGGAGGATTAAAAAAAATAGGAGAATATAATATTATTTTTCAATTTCATGAAAAAATTTTTGTTGAAAAAATAATTAGTATAATAAATTCTGAATAA
- the rpsR gene encoding 30S ribosomal protein S18: MVRYFRRRKFCRFTAEGIKEIDYKDIYLLKNFITESGKIVPSRITGTKAKYQRQLTKAIKLARYLSLISYTDHHK; encoded by the coding sequence ATGGTTCGCTATTTTCGTCGTCGTAAATTTTGTCGTTTTACAGCGGAAGGGATTAAAGAAATTGATTATAAGGATATTTATCTTTTAAAAAATTTTATTACTGAAAGTGGGAAAATTGTACCTAGTAGAATTACTGGAACTAAAGCAAAATATCAACGGCAATTAACTAAAGCTATTAAATTAGCAAGATATTTATCTTTAATATCTTATACTGATCATCATAAATAA
- the dnaX gene encoding DNA polymerase III subunit gamma/tau, producing MNSNVLAIKWRPQSFNDVVGQNHVIQAIKYSLLKKKIHPAWILSGSRGVGKTTIARIFAMGLSCLKGITHNPCGLCENCISIKNNSFLDLIELDSASKTKVEDIREILEIIYYFPVKGRYKIYIFDEFHMLSKHSFNALLKIIEEPPEYVKFIFATTELQKIPITITSRCMQFNLKLIEKNIILNQLKKILNKEKIKYNEEALDILSNAAYGSMRDALSLTDQLISMGSLTIENVYLMLGLIEKKYLFLLINNFKTKKNNLIFSIIDKISVFNINWDNIITELMMLIHNILKIKILYKNSDSFFRNLNFRKDIIIFYQKTLKNFSENELKFLYNILNTGKKNLHLAPNPRIGFEMIILEILIYFNNY from the coding sequence ATGAATTCTAATGTTTTAGCCATAAAATGGCGTCCTCAATCTTTTAATGATGTTGTTGGTCAAAATCATGTAATACAAGCTATTAAGTATAGTTTATTAAAAAAAAAAATTCATCCTGCTTGGATTTTATCTGGTAGTAGAGGAGTTGGTAAAACCACAATAGCACGTATTTTTGCAATGGGTTTAAGTTGTTTAAAAGGTATTACACATAATCCATGTGGATTATGTGAGAATTGTATTTCTATTAAAAATAATTCTTTTTTAGATTTAATTGAATTAGATTCTGCATCTAAAACTAAAGTAGAAGATATCAGAGAAATTTTAGAAATAATTTATTATTTTCCTGTTAAAGGGAGATATAAAATATATATTTTTGATGAATTTCATATGTTATCAAAACATAGTTTTAATGCTTTATTAAAAATAATAGAAGAGCCTCCTGAATATGTCAAATTTATATTTGCAACAACAGAATTACAAAAAATCCCGATAACTATTACATCTAGATGTATGCAATTTAATTTAAAATTAATAGAAAAAAATATAATTTTAAATCAATTAAAAAAAATTTTAAATAAAGAAAAAATTAAATATAATGAAGAAGCATTAGATATTTTATCAAATGCTGCATATGGTAGTATGCGTGATGCATTAAGTTTAACAGATCAATTAATATCTATGGGTTCATTAACTATAGAAAATGTTTATTTAATGTTAGGATTAATAGAAAAAAAATATTTATTTTTATTAATAAATAATTTTAAAACAAAAAAAAATAATTTAATTTTTAGTATAATTGATAAAATTTCTGTTTTTAATATTAATTGGGATAATATAATTACAGAATTAATGATGTTAATACATAATATTTTAAAAATTAAAATTTTATATAAAAATTCTGATTCTTTTTTTAGAAATTTAAATTTTAGAAAAGATATAATAATATTTTATCAAAAAACACTTAAAAACTTTTCAGAAAATGAATTAAAATTTTTATATAATATTTTAAATACAGGAAAAAAAAATTTACATTTAGCACCAAATCCTAGAATAGGATTTGAAATGATTATATTAGAAATATTAATATATTTTAATAATTATTAA